The stretch of DNA tacaTTTATTGGGATTGGCCtcgatccctctttgtgttaacataaatcctagaaattttcctgccctcaccgcgaaggcgcactttgcgggatttagtctcatcccatgtagccttatggtgtcaaagactTGCGAAAGGTCGGATAAGAGGTCGACTTCCTTCTTggtttttaccagcatgtcgtcgacgtatacttccattagggTCTCTAGGTGAggggaaaacactttattcatcaacctttgatatgtggctcctgcattcttcaatccgaatggcatgaccacataGCAATAGTTagctctgggtgtgatgaatgatgttttctcctggtctggctcatacatcgggatttgattatatcccgagtaggcgtccatgaatgacaagtgttggtaccccgagctggagtccactagggtatcaatacttggtaggggataagggtcattgggacatgccttatttaggtcggtatagtcgacacacattctccatttaccattctgttttttgactagcactacattggctagccatgttgggtacttgacCTCTCTGATAAAGCCGGCTTCCAAGAGCGCCTGTATTTGTTCTTCTACTATTAGGGCTCGTTCCgtgccgagcttgcgtcttctttgttgtataggtcgggaccctgggtaaaccgagagtttgtgggacatgagctcggggtcaatcccaggcatgtcagaggccttccaggcgaagaggtcggagttATCTCTTAGGAGTTCAGCCAGCCCTTGTTTTAgagtttcccctaggttggctcctatgtaagtgtttttcccttcctctttaccgacctgtatctcctcgatttttcctcccggttgtggtcgcagctcttctctggcccttgcgccaccgagctctattgtgtgaacttctctgcctcttcctctcagatttaggctttcgttgtagcattTTCTCGCCAATTTTTGATCTCCCCTTACCGTTGCTATCCCCGCTGAGGTCGGAaatttcatgcagaggtggggagtggataccactgctccgagtCGATTAAGGGTAGTTCTGCCGATTAAGGCATTATAAGTTGACCCCTCatcaatgactatgaagtctatactcagagtctttgatttttccccttttccaaaagtggtgtgaaggggtaaaaatcctagtggttttattggcgtgtcccCTAATCCGTATAGGGTGTCGGGATAGGCTCTTAACTCTTTCTGATATTCTTCGAGGTTTTTGACCTCATTGTAGAGTTGATCGTGAAAGAGGTCGGATTTTTTACAGACTCCAAAACGAGGTCGAATTTTTTCCTTGTCGGATCTAAAGAGGTCGGATTCTTCTGAGCAATGAGGTTTTAGACCTCATTGTAGAGTCTAACctttaaaagaggtcggactttcttcgtgggatctaaaagaggtcggattttcTTTGTGAGCTCCCAGCTCATCTGACCTTGTTGTAAAGTCTAACCTTTAAAAGAGGTCGGTCTTTTCTTCATGAGCTctctaaaagaggtcggattttcTTTGGGAGCGAACTCATCCGACCTTATTGTAAAGTCTGACctttaaaagaggtcggacttttATTCGTGAGCTctctaaaagaggtcggattttcTTTGTGAGCTCCCAACTCATCCGACCTTGTTGTAAAGTCTGACctttaaaagaggtcggacttttATTCGTGAGCTCTCTAAAAGAGGTTGGATTTTCTTTATGAGCTCCCGGCTCATCCGACCTTTGAAGAAAAGTCTGACCATCATTCCCTCCAATGAAGACTGGGCCTTTGTCACCCcgactttcttttttctttggatcggATTCCAGTTTTCTTCCTGGAAGACATCCATCTTTATTGGTGTGCAAACAACATCAAATTCTACCACAGGaatatttttttccatattCATTGGCAGTGATGTAATTTGTGAGCAACCAAAGAAAGATGTACCATGAGAATTCTTTGTGTTATTCACTGTTGTAATTGACAGGTGATTCCACTGAAGAAAAACTGGATTCATCACTCCGTTGTCGGATTGGATTGCGTTCAAATTGGCTGATGCTgtgtatttggaacatgcaaCTGTTCCATTTCATGAGTAGGTATCATGGATTTTTCCGAGATTGTAAGTTGGCACAGATGTCATTGTCCATCCTATTTCACGAAGAGGTTGGGATTAGTCACGTtcccttttcctcttttttttttcttcacgtaacttcttttgccaattgaattttctgaattgaaaattcttttattcaattggcTTTCGAGTTCATTTTTTATTCAAGTAACTTCTTTTGCCAATTGAATTTTCTGAattgaaaattcttttattcaattggcTTTCGAGTTCGTCTTGGTTTGCTTCTTACAATGGCCTTGGGACGgtgctttcttctcttttaatcCAATTTAACTGTAGAAGTAGAATCATCATCCCTATTTGATATCCTCTGCCCATTAGGAGAAGTTTTTATGGGATTTCTGGTATCCATAGAAACTGTATTCCAGCTTCTTTTTAACATGCTTGCATCTTATTCATGTCGAGTGGTTGTCTGACTATGTTATTGATCATCCGCCATTATCAAGAGTTGagttccaggtccccggcaacggcgccaatgttccggggcTTACCTAGAACCAGACGGTGGTTAGACTTGTTTGAGGCCCAAGCGCTGGAGGAGTGTGGTCTCCGACTTGGTTTACGTCTGGGAGCCGCCTCCGAGTTGTGTGTTCCAAGAGATGGGGGGTGGTACTTGTAAAGACACTCTGATGCCTAAATCAGCATGGGGTTAAGCAGGTTTAGAATGTATTGGAACTTNNNNNNNNNNNNNNNNNNNNNNNNNNNNNNNNNNNNNNNNNNNNNNNNNNNNNNNNNNNNNNNNNNNNNNNNNNNNNNNNNNNNNNNNNNNNNNNNNNNNNNNNNNNNNNNNNNNNNNNNNNNNNNNNNNNNNNNNNNNNNNNNNNNNNNNNNNNNNNNNNNNNNNNNNNNNNNNNNNNNNgggcggttactcatttgaatgagtgtttatctgccagctaatctcatgcccgacttctttagggtaagtcgtggttgataccgacttcttataggaaggtcggtacttagctaggcttaatctTTTGGactaggccttttatttggacctggacCTTTATTATTGGGGCAGGGTATGAACATAAAGAATAATTATAAGTTTTGTTAACATAATATTATCTAATTAAAtgtactattattattattattaaaaatataagtagacaataatttttgtgaataatgtgaataatagactcaataaaacaaaaatatattacgCTCTTAAATTATTtacctaaattttaatattagaataactatCCACACATATAgtgaattaaatatttattatttatgttattcaaAAACTGAAcaaaaaaagttattaattaCCTAGCAttacctttattattattattattattttggctTAGGTCCAAGTCCAATCAAATGATGTTATGAGCAAGTGTTGATGATGGGCATGATGATCTCAATAACATGATCATCAATTTCATTAAAGTTTCTTAATCAGATCTCGTTGATAATAATCATGGCAGTGGCCATACTAATCTTTGAACCGACCAAGTGCCTCCATTTGATGAAGATGCCAATCATTATTATAACAAATAGTACCAACAATTCTTTATAGTGCATGCATAACTTTAATTCATGCGCTTAAAAAAGATTATGCGAGGAAAATCTAGGATTATGTATTATTAATAAGTAATTAATACCtttcaaaaaagaaatattaattaattgttttcaGGAGTGGTAAGCAAGTCAAGCTTTTATGACAATAGTTGAAGTTCAAACTTTACTTTTAGAATATTTTCtccatttttaattaattgtaaACCTTTacaatttaattctttttcataaataattatctaCTTAGTAAACTAATATAATCATTGgacaccaaaaaagaaaaactaatgtaataattctttttttttcattatatctcttaaaaagtgaattaaagagaatacattgataaattaattttaaaaagtaaatattaatagtaacaagggtagttttgtaaattagtttttttttgcaACTTTTAACACATTTCAATCATATTCTTAATTCAAATGAGGatttaaaagtgaaaaaaaggtTTTACAAAATTTCTTAACAAGTAATAATTGTCATCGTATTTAAAAAAGTTAGTTTtacaacaaaatttataaaagaaatataGGAAGTAGGACTTtcctgaccaaaaaaaaaaggaagtagGCCTGCACGTATAGAATCATGTCAATTGTCATgtattgattttgataattttcTCACGAGTATTTGGTACTATATGGTCAAGAAAACCTAAATTGCACTACACAACATCAACATTAGCATTATACTTCTTGATTTTAATTAGATAAAGTTGTTTGAGTAatgttaataatattttaagaaccAAATTGATAATAATTAAACTGGTAAAAGAATTTATTATTCGCACAATGGTTCAAAATGTGAGGCTGCACACAAGGATAATATAACATTCAACCATGAACCTGTAATCTTTGTAGTTACTAGTTAGTGAAGCTTgcagtggaaaaacattaattaTGGATACACTGGAACAGTAACTACACATGACAAAAGAACAATATTTGCAATTTTGCATGCTTATGTCAAAGTCAAACTCAAACAAACCTATGACAATTCTGTTCCATGTTCTGACTGCAGAGGTTCAATAGTCACCCAaacaaatcatcatcatcatcatcatctccaTCAACACTGCTTGGATTACTTTCTGATTTTCCACTCAATGCATTGCCTTCCCCATCCTCTTTAGCAGGATTAGCTCGTTCACCGGAACTTGCAGGTGAATATGCCCATGAAGATCCAACCTTCACAGATAAGGATTCGCCATAAAGGTCATCATAAATACCAGTTTTTTGTGGGGTTTTCACCTTCTTTAACACTTCTTGTAATCTATCGGTCACGCCTTTCTGGGATGAATCAGCCTCCTTGGCAGAGGACTGCTCTTTTCCCTTTGGTATTACAGTAATCTGTACAAGAGATTCATATTTACCCACAAGACTTCCTTCTTTAACACCAACAGGGCCAGGTTCTGTTTCTACGTCTGCGCCATCCGAAATTCCAACAACCTCAACTAACTCTCCCCCAACTTGATCCCTGAAGGCAACTCTTGTCTTCCTAATTCTCTTTGCAGCTCTTTCTGACGGGTAATGCTTACTTTGGCTACTTGCTGAGCCACCAGACTCACCTGATTTGGACACTAGATCAGACTTGTTGATACCGTAACGATTTAGAAGTGTATTATAAGCAACAACAGCTTCTTCATCCGATGGGTCAGGAGGTGGGGGGAAATTGATCTCTGTTGGTGGTGGAGGACGGGGGAAAAGCGCTGCTTCGTTCTTTCTCAATATGTACGTTCTTGTCGATGCAGCAAACCGCAATGATTGCCCAACTTCAAGCTCGACCGGTGAATCCTTAGTCAATCGCTCATTTGCAACAA from Arachis duranensis cultivar V14167 chromosome 4, aradu.V14167.gnm2.J7QH, whole genome shotgun sequence encodes:
- the LOC107483037 gene encoding protein phosphatase 1 regulatory inhibitor subunit PPP1R8 homolog, with protein sequence MYGRASSGLDRFKKAQTLEPFSVSATSRNGGGGGGGGSQSSSKVAGNHASAWTQQNQNSVHQSQQHQQQHASQKGVGVEAAPLLGQTQQSTQVGGGQSTWQPPDWAIEPRAGVFYLEVLKDGQVLDRINLDRRRHIFGRQIQTCDFVLDHQSVSRQHAAVIPHKNGSVYVIDLGSAHGTFVANERLTKDSPVELEVGQSLRFAASTRTYILRKNEAALFPRPPPPTEINFPPPPDPSDEEAVVAYNTLLNRYGINKSDLVSKSGESGGSASSQSKHYPSERAAKRIRKTRVAFRDQVGGELVEVVGISDGADVETEPGPVGVKEGSLVGKYESLVQITVIPKGKEQSSAKEADSSQKGVTDRLQEVLKKVKTPQKTGIYDDLYGESLSVKVGSSWAYSPASSGERANPAKEDGEGNALSGKSESNPSSVDGDDDDDDDLFG